Below is a genomic region from Eupeodes corollae chromosome 1, idEupCoro1.1, whole genome shotgun sequence.
atttcaatatttcgcTCGGCTAATTCATGTCCCCGCTGTAATACTTGAATGTCATCAACTGCAATTGCCGGCTTGTATCTGCTTAGAAGAAGGTTAGAATACTCAAGTACGCTTTGGTGTTTTGAATgtaaatagttaagtttgtcCACAACGTCCTTAGCCGTAAGATGGACCTTATTGATTGTATCGTACAAAATACAATCGCCGATTACTTCGCATATTTTACCATCAGGAGTTGAGCGACGGTCCTTAAATGATGTTGATAAACGTATAGTTCCTTCGGGAAGGGAATATTTTCTGCGATtatagcaaacaaaattatagctgTTCTTTGAGTGTAACTTTCAAGCTATTTAAGGACTTACTTAGGTAAACTAGGCAAACGGATGTTCTCGATAAAACGGTTGCTGGAATCTGTTTGATCTATTGTTACTTTTCCAATAACACAACATCTTCCGTAATGCAATTGGTGATAATTTTCTTCTAATGCAAGCTCTTCGACCAGGAAAAATTTAGTATGATAACAATAAAGTGGAACTTTAATAATTGATGGTTCTTCAGAAACTTCGTCAATCATGCTACatgcttttttaaagaaaaatacaaatcaagCAAAATGAAGCCAATAAATTTGACAGTAACTAAAATGTTGCTAGCAACATTAGGAAAACTGTTTGATTCAAGTGAttcaacatttttacattttggtaagtgtgttattacactcagacTTTCTGTATGCTGCGTGTTtcgcatattttcttttaaacaccCATCCCATCAATCTCGCGTTATTACACTAGGATGTTTTTCTCGGTTGCGTGTTTTTGACACTTCTCTTTCATTTGTTGTTCTCAACCACAAAGTCAAagtgtgaaaataattttaaaaaaattgcactttttacTACAGCAATGATTATTGACATTATAAATACGGATAATAAATCCGAATAATGTAAAAATAGGAATTGGATTGAAATCTGGAGAGAATCCTTCGTTTTCTTGACAAAAGAACTAAAATCAAATGataaaccattgttttttaattataaaaggaTTAATGAGGAAACTTTTAACCtgcttttcattgaaaaaataatacagTTTTGAGGGCCAGAAAAGTTGGCTATCTCTTTGTTTTAACGGGTGAAACATTCCAAAGCTTTTACTACCAAGCTAGACTCTTTCAATCATTCCttcattaaatttcattatagaTTCTTTGCTCCGGTGGAATATTTCTTGTGTGCTCGGTAACAATAGAAAGAATAATAAAGTCACGCCAAGAAACAAAGAAAGGCAAGAAAGAGAAACTGCAAAAACCATCCAAGAATCATGATCCTGaaagtatttctatttcacCCACTTTCTCTTTCGCACTTATTTGTGTCTTTCTAAAAACGTCTGAGTGTAATAACATAGTACCGCGGTTACAAGAGGAGATCGAGGAAacgaatcgaattgagatttcgatccaggtatatggtggtGGAGCCCCAAATTAAATTAAGCTTAGAACCAAAAAtctccatttaaatggagtatttttgcttagaacaaacaagatggaaaaaacttatcgcacgcacacaagcaagacctcacacaccaataactcgattcaccgattcaggtttacaaacaaattttcgattcgattcacgtCTTTCAGTGGGATCAGAAAGATGTAATCCTgtttcgatccgatccaggtctatacagcgctaaatcctgattcaattcggattcaattctccttgtaaagaataaaataaccGACATCGAGCAAATCGCTGAGCGAagaaaacttttcttatttGGCCAGTTTATGACTCGTATTACTGAATTCAATTATGAGCTAAGGTgacattttccaaaatgttgctaTTGAACAAACGTCGGTAACATGCCTTAAATAACCAACATTTTATTCAACTTATTTGGAATCCCAACCATTTCGAACGCCATAAGAGATCTAAGATTTCTAATTATTGGATTGACAGAGCAGGGCAAACTTAAtgcattatttttgaattgtaataaagaattcttaagaaatcgaattataaaaattctgatgtcatatttttgacaggaaaagtgagaaatttagtttaaatttctgAGAATACGGAAATATCtgagatcttagaaatataaactggccaattgTTTCAGTGCTTTGAATAATAATGTGTGGTCCATGTGGTGGTATTCTTTTTGAACTTTAAGCAGAACTTGAACATTTCTAGAAAGCTCTAAGAATAGTTTGACTAAAGAGCTccgttttatttataaagcacGCTTGAGCATTGAGcaacataaattattaattgtcAGCAAAATGAAGAACCACTAAATATGGATTGGTAGAGGTAGCCGATAGTAATTCTCGTACAAACCCCCGTTTTAAAGTGCTCTACCTCTTGTAGGTTTGAATAAAAAGACCACAATTAGTTTTCAAACGACATCTGTTATTTCTTTGCTTCAAAAAGTAACTATAGTCAtctattattataaagtttgataaTCAAAAGTTTCTCTAAATTTCCGCTAAACTTATAGAAGGAATAGATCATAGATCAAACCAATATGAagctactagcagtccatatCTAGTAAATCAAAGACGAGCGATATACACTGTCATTTGCTTTTTGTTGTGCACGAAAACTAACTGGTTTTAAAGAAAGACCGCCAttacttttatacaaaaaaattaagagaagTAAACTGAggactttgtatataaaatctatAGTCTTATTGTGTAGGTGTTTTTTTACGTTCTCCAAAAACTTAAGGTTTAATGTCATCGTAGCCACTTGGTGCCACTCCCATTAAAACCCACAATGATATTATTGtaggttttatatacaaagccTTCGTAGATGGCAATATATCTTGCATCATTATAAGTAGGCCAAAGAACTCCAAAATTGTATTCTATTGAGAATGTAGTGCTCGAACAGTCCTAGcttgatattattaaaaaacatacgTCTTAATGTTGGTACTActgtttgtcaaaaaaaatgcgGGGATAACTACAATATTTCTTCTAACTCCTCAGAATAAACTTGTTTGAGTTTAATTcttgtttaaatattacaaattaattatttatactaTTATTACGTTAATACAACATCaacatattataaaaatatagaccAAAATGTCTTTCATGAATCCAGTTGATATGGTAGAGGAAGACGCAGCCGATCTTCAATTTCCAAAAGGTAAACTTGAATC
It encodes:
- the LOC129943108 gene encoding uncharacterized protein LOC129943108 gives rise to the protein MIDEVSEEPSIIKVPLYCYHTKFFLVEELALEENYHQLHYGRCCVIGKVTIDQTDSSNRFIENIRLPSLPKKYSLPEGTIRLSTSFKDRRSTPDGKICEVIGDCILYDTINKVHLTAKDVVDKLNYLHSKHQSVLEYSNLLLSRYKPAIAVDDIQVLQRGHELAERNIEIRMLSNDNY